The following nucleotide sequence is from Natronosalvus caseinilyticus.
CCGGACGAAACGCGTCACGATCGAATTTCGGACGGACCCGTCCCCACTCGATCGGCAGTCGGCAGCCACGATCGTCGGAGTCTCGATTGCAGCCGCGTCGGTGAGCCTCTGGGGAGGCCAGCTCTTCCCGACCGCGATCAGTGGACTCGTGGGCATCACCCTGCTCGCGGTCGTGCTCGTCTCGAGCTACGCCGCGTATCGATCCGCTCGGCGATCGACGACGTCGATTGCGCCGGATTTCACGCTCACCGTCGACGACACGCGTCGGTAGTCGAGCCGTCCTCGTCCTGCTGCTCGAGAGCGGTGAAAATTGTACAGGGACCTCGACTCGAGTTCCGGTGTGCCCGTCGGTAACCTCTCAGATGCCGAGCCTCGAGACGAAGTAGCGGACCGTCGATTCGTCAAACGGCTCCTCGCTTCGTTCAAAAATCGTCCACACTCGCGTCCGTTTCCCCGTCTGGGTCGTAGTTGGGTATCGAGGAGGTCAACTCGAATTCGTCGAACCCGTCGGTATCCTCGACCAGGACGTTCTCCGTTGCTGCTCCGTCTACTCGTTGTGCCACCAGTCTGCTGTGGGCGGCCTGTAGTTCCTCGACGGAGAGGTCCAGTTCCGGATCCAGAAACTCGAGGAGCACTCGATCGAGTTCGTCCTGTGCTCCGTCGACACCCCGTACCAGTTTCTCTCCGGCCGCCACAATCCGCTCACGTTGTGACTCGGACATCAATTCCGGACTGGGAACCGGAACCGACGACACTTCGTACGTGAGCAACTGAAGCGCCCCTCCGCCCTCGTGACGGCCCCACAGTTCGAGCAGTACCTTGTACACGGTCGAGTGGAGAATAGCCGGAAGTACGTCGTCGTACTCGGTGATATCGACGCACTGGATCGCGTTCGTCGGCGCATACCCACCGGCGTTGTCGACCGTGAACACCCGTTCGTTGTAGAACACTGGATGTAAGACGTCCGGGACGAGCAGGTGTCCCAGGTTGAACCAGGGCGTACGTTGAGACACGGTTCGTCCATCGGGGACGCCCGCTTCTTCCCCGTACTCGAGGTAGCTGACCGTCGACTCGTACCCGTCGGTGCGTAACTCGTTCGTTACTGCTTCTGCCAGGTCGCTCGTCGAGCCCAATCCGTCCTGACGTGCCTCGACAGTATCGACGTACGCGCAGAAATCGAGAAGGTACTGATCCGTATCCGCCACGCGATACGACTCCAGCGCTCGAATCGATCGAATCGCTGGCTGCAGGAATCGCTCGTCGATCCCCCACTGCGTGACGTCCTGCTCGTCGAGCAAGAAAAAGTCGTTATTTCCCGTCTTGTTGCCGAACGCCACGTCTGCATACGTATCCAGCCGCCGCATCTTGTCGCTGTGGACGAGCGAGATGAACGGACTCGGGCCGTACAGGTAGTGGCCGAGCTTTCGCCCACCCTGTCTCTCCAGGCGGTTCTGGGAGAGACTGACGACTCGGTACGCGTCGGTCATCTCGATTCCAAACGCCTTCCCGTCGGGGACCGACCGTCGAGCGCCCGCAATCGACGGGAGTTCCGCAGGCGACAGTCGCTCTTTCACCCGGATGAAGTCCGTAACCGTCTCCCGACGCTCCGTTTCGTCGGTACATCGTTCGGCGAACAACACTACCGTATCGACGAGGGGGGTGAACGCTCTGTCGGAAAACCCGACGATAGCGTGGACTTTCGCCTGATCGTACAGGAACTCCTGAAACGACTCGCCGTATTTCGTCGTTAGCCACTTCGCGGGAACGATGAATCCGAGGCGTCCCCCGTCTCGGAGGAACTGCAACGCGTGTGAGACGAAGTAGACGTACGCGTCGGACCTGGTCGATAGTTCGTTCCGCCCGCTCGCGTATCGACTCGAGTTCTCCGCGCCGTACGTCCTCAGGTGAGAACGGAAGTGGTCCCTGTCGGGAGACAGGTTCTCCTGGCGGATGTACGGCGGGTTCGCGACTACTGCGTCGTATCTCCTCGTCTCGTCTTCCGTATCGTCTCCCCGCGACAGCCGCCTGTCCCCGGGTGACACGTTGAAGAAGGAGTCGTTGATCGTGTGTAATCGGCTGGTTCGCTCCTGGACGGTTCGTGACGCGAGATTGAGCGCCGTGAGGTGTAACGGAAATCGGCTGACGTCGATTGCGGTGATGTTGTCGAGAATCTCCTGGTGTGTTGCCGAGGGTGCTAGCGCCTGCATTCGGTGGTACGCTTTTACCGGGAATGTACCGCTTCCGGACGCCGGATCGAGGACTCGAGGGACGCCATCTCTCTGCTCCTGGGGTTGCAGCGCCCAGGTACAGATCGCTTCGGCGATATCTGGATGGGTGTAAAACTGCCCGAGGGACGTTCGATCGTGTTCTGTGATCAGGTCCTCGTACGGTTCCCCCAGCAGGTCCTCGTCGACGGTGGAGAGGCTCTCTGTCTCGATACGCCCGAGCAGTGCACGCACGGCTGACCGCGTTTTCGAATTGTGTGGGTACGCGGCGAACAACGACGGACCGTCGTCGAACGCGGGTTCGAAGTCAATTTCCGCCCGAATCGCTTCGACCTGCTGCCCGATTCGGGGTGGGCTATCGGCCGCCGAGGCGCCTTCGACGAGGGGCTCGAGCGGATAGCTGCTCGTCTCGCCTGGTTCGGACCGCTGTTCTCGAACGACTTCGGCGAACAGAAGGTGACTGGCGACCAGGTACGCGTACTGTTTGGCGGCGAGGGAGAACCGTATAGACTCCTCGAGTGACGCGTACTCGTTCTCCCGGAGCCACTCGTCGAATCTCTCGGCGAAATCGGGGTCGGAATCGTACGTTTCTCGAGCGAGGTCCCGGAACGTCGGCCAGATCGAGTCGTGAAACGAACGAAGCGGGCCGACGATTCGGTCGCGTGCGCTCTGTTCGGGAAGTTCACCGTGGGTCGTGAGAAACTGAACCGCGTAGAGAATCGTCGAGAATCGGTCGTTTGCCGACGGACCGTCGACGTCGACGTCACGGAAATCGAGGTAGTAGTGGGGAATCTCCAAAATCTCACGCTGGCCCGTGTCGTGAAACAGGAAGAAGTCACGGGAGTTGCACGTCGCGAAGTGCTCGACGTCGGCCGCATCTGCGGTGTCTCGAGCCTGCGTCATTACGTCGGCGTCGAGGGGATAGACGCAATCGCGCTCGACTGCGATGACCAGGCTCTCGGTGACGTCGGATTCGACGACGATGTTCCCCAGTCCCGGCTCGCCTCCCTCCTCGATTCGAACGGATTCGAACGGCGTTCGTTCGCGGTGGACACAGTCACGTAATCGCGTACAGAGAACACGGTGGAACTCCGATTCGGATGGAGTACCCGGCATACTCTGGACTCAGGCGGGGGCGTATTGATTCTGTTGATCAACGGGTCACTCGAGTGCCGCTCGGCGAACGGACGTAGCGACGGTGGTGAAGGCGCGAGGGCGACTAGCGGTCGATCGGTGGTGGGACGACGTCGAAGCGTCCGAGGACTATTCGGAGGTTCACGCTGAATTATCCGCTGTTCGATTGATCCCCACACTGGAGTTCCCACTCCCGATTCGACTCCCACGACCCGGATTCGGGTCAGTAATTGTCACGGAGATACTCACACCCCAAACGCTTGGGAGTATCCGTTTTGAACACAGTCTACCAATATAACACCGTGAACAGCACTCGCTGTCCGAACTGTGGCGAGATAAATCGAAGCACACTACTCGGAGACGGAGGATTGGTTACGATCGAATGCGTCCACTGTGGCCACGAGTGGACCACGCCCAATTGAGCGAGAACGGTATCGCTTTTGACCCACACCTTCACCGTAACTCCGGCATCTCCAGCGATATGTAGCTGTGGATCGTCACGTGGCAATCACCGTTATCCGTCTCCGGCCGCTACAGTCGAGTATGTCTCCCTCCGCTGAGCCCCCCGACCGATCGACGCCTCGAAAGTCGATGCTCATCTGTTTCGCGTGCGGTCACGAAAGCCCCCTCGAAGCGAACTGGATTCGCCGAGTGCACGACGATACCACCGACATCGAGTGCCCGGCGTGTGGAACGACGATCACCTCCCGTCCGTCTAGCGTCGATCCGGTCCCGGAGAGCGAGGGCGCCCTTTGCTATCGTCCAGGTGACTGAGTCGTCGACGTGCCGTTGTCAGACGGCTGTTCGGCGTCGGCTAGAACCGTTCGTCGAGTGGTCGGATTCGCTCGTGCCAGTTCACTTCTTGACATCCACCCACGACTGAAGTCGTGGGATTCCTCTCGTGGGAGTCTCAGTCGTCTGAGTCCCCGAGAGCGATATTCCCGCGTGATGCGGTACTCCGGGTTGTGTATTCCTCGTTGGTCGTTGTTTCCGCGATGGAAGGCGGGCTATGGTCGTCCCGCCAGTTGTGATTGTTCCACGTGAGGTACACGGGCCGTGCCATCGACCCGACTGCTGTTTGCCGTCTCAGGAACGATTCCGACGCGATGAGGTCGGCGTGTCCTTCGAACCCACATGGGCACGTCAACGAATCTTCGTGACGACGTGTATTGTCGCGTTCACCGCACACAGGACACTCTGACTTGTCCACGCTTCGGATTCTTCCCCGACCGTGATACCGTACTCTTCGCATATGTCTTCGAGGCGGTCGATGAACCGCCGGTACGCCCAGAAGTTGTGTGTCTTCTCGTTCACACGCGACGACCAGTGCGTTGAGAGAACGCCCTTGATGTCGCCGACGTACAGCGTCGAAACACCCTCGTCATACAGGCGTTCCACAAGGTCTCGGACGAGGCTGTCTTGGGCGTGGTTGCGGCGGTTCGTGCGCGTTCGATACAAGCGGTTGATGCGCTTGCTAGACTTGCGTTGGTCTTCGAGGAGCGACTGATAGTACGCGATTTGTTCGGTGATTTCGCGGAACTCCGTGAACAAGGTGCGTCCGTCATACAGGTATTGGGAGCCGGTCGTTGTCGTGCAGGCGACGAGGTTGTTCGCGCCAACGTCCAGAGCGGCTTCTTCCGAAGCCAGTGGTGAATCCAGTTGAGAACTGGCGATGGTGACTGGTTGATAAGCCCTGAACGTCTTCGCGAGTTCGTCGTACACGAGTTCGAGTCGGCCCTGCTCGCCGCTCCACTTCGGGTCGCCCGTAACCTCAACGCGAAGGCGCTGATTCCGGTTCAGCCCGAGTTCGCCTTTGAGTTCGGAGCCAATCGGGACTTCGAGCCGGGAACGCTTCCCGAACTTGAGGGTGTACTGGTCGTTTCGAACGTAGGTGCGTAGGACTCGTCCGTCGCCTTCGTTGCCCCAGTACCCGGTGGCGACGGTCGGTCATCGAGTTTCCCGGCGTGGTACCTCTCGTTACTGGAGAAGAACGATCGCCACGCTTCGGAGTTTTTGCGGATGAGTTGCTGGGCGACACTACTGCTGAGGACGCCTTTGTATTTGCCTTCGAGGCTACCGGTATCGGCGTCCCAGACGCTCTCATCGTCTTCGAGGAAGGCTTGGCGACGAGCGTAGTTGGTCTCGTTCCAGAGACTCGCAGAAGCGTCCAACCAGCGAACGAACACCTCGCGCTCCTTTTCGGAACGAGGGCAAACGTCGAACTGGTTGGTTCGCTTCATCACTACGTGATACGTAATATTGGTTCGTAAAAGTATGGATTAGCGTGGGAGACTCAGACCTGCCATCGCACGTGGTCGGGTAGCGGAGTGTCGGATTCATCCCACGACTGAAGTCGTAGGCTTTCTCCTTGATTCTGTGTAATGATGGTCCTTTGATCATCTCATCGATACCCACGTCTCTCTCTCCGACTGGATTAGACTAACTCGGCGCAGTAGTGCGGTGAATTACCGATCCTCGGCAACTCGAGCGTTCATCTCACGTCACCGTTTTCCGGCCTACACATAACGTGCAGAGGGGTGGCCACTCGACAGGACGTCACGATGAGGTTTCGTCCGTTGATGATGAGGTCTCTGCCAGGTACCCCTTGAACCATAAGATATTCAATAGATGACGATTGTATTTATCCATGAACAGGGAAATTTCACGCCGAAGGGTCATCTCCCTGAGTAGCGCCTCACTTTTTGCCAGTCTCAGTGGTTGCAGTTCTCTGGCAGACCAGGACGAAACTGAGCAGTTTACAGTGTGTCATCTCGAGATCCACAACAGAGATCAGCACTCGGATCACACGATCGATATTCACGTCCAGGCCGATGGTGAGACGGTTCATCAGGGGACCTACGACCTGCCGAGCGCCACGGGCGACGTCGTTTCCGACGAGGAATTACACCCACGCGATTGGTTCGACGGGACGGTAGAAACGCTCACCCTGGAGGGCCAGGTTGACGACCGAGAGCGTGTCGGTCCTCGAGAGATTATAGCCTCACAGGTTAGTGAACAAACCGAAGTAATCTATCGCATCGAGGAAGGTGGTACGCTCGGAATAAGCACCCTGGTAGCGGGCAATGCGTGTACTCGCGAGGAGCAGTAAACTCACACTGTGAGCGGTCAATTCACGGGACTGCTAGTTTGAACCCGGAGGAAGACGGTCGCTCGAGCTGTGACTTCCAGGGCTTCGAATCCCGCTTCGACATTTTCTCTCGCTCAAAAATTCGCTCTGATGGACTCGTCGGGATTGAGCAAACCCGACGGGTTTGCGATGTTCGGCGAGTCCACGACTCAACGAGCGAAGCGACGTGAGGAAGTGGACTCGCCGGGATTTGAACCCGGGGCCTCTTCCTTGCGAAGGAAGCGATCTGCCACTGATCTACGAGCCCTCGAGGAGTTCTATCCGCGGTTCGTACTTGTAGCTTGTGTTTCGGGGTAGGTTCGTCATCGAGTGGCGTGCTCGCTCGAGTCCCTGGCTCGCTTCTCACGCCGTCGCTCGAGTTCGCTCGGCGGCCCGCGAGACCTCGAGGACGCCCAGGCGACCGGTTACGAGCCCCAGCAGGAATCCGGTGAAGTGAGCCACGAGGGCGACACCCGGCGCACCCGTGGCGACCGTGATCACGGCCGCCAGGACGACGAACGACAGTAGCGTCGCCCAGAGCGGAATCTCGACGCGGGCCGCCACGCTGTCGGAGACGCGGTTGCCGGCGATCAGGTAGCCCATGAGCGCGAAGACGGCGCCGCTGGCGCCGAGGACGCCTGCCGTCGAGCCACCGACGAACGAGGCAACTGCCCCCGTCACGAGAATCTGTGAGACGCCGGCGATCGCACCCGTCACCACGAAGAACGTGTGAAAGCGAAGTCGCGTCGTCGCGCGGGCAATCGGCCAGCCGAAGACGATCAGCCCGATACTGTTCGAGACGAGGTGACCCACACCGCCGTGGGCGTAGACGCTCGTGATAATCGTCCACGGGTTGGTCTCGAGCGGCGGCGCGAGGACGAAGAGGCCAGCCATCAGACCGAGGCTGAACATCGCTGCGATCGCCTGCAGGACGAACACGATCGCGAACAGACCGAGCG
It contains:
- a CDS encoding rhomboid family intramembrane serine protease, coding for MASDSASPILETLGLFAIVFVLQAIAAMFSLGLMAGLFVLAPPLETNPWTIITSVYAHGGVGHLVSNSIGLIVFGWPIARATTRLRFHTFFVVTGAIAGVSQILVTGAVASFVGGSTAGVLGASGAVFALMGYLIAGNRVSDSVAARVEIPLWATLLSFVVLAAVITVATGAPGVALVAHFTGFLLGLVTGRLGVLEVSRAAERTRATA
- a CDS encoding Eco57I restriction-modification methylase domain-containing protein; the encoded protein is MPGTPSESEFHRVLCTRLRDCVHRERTPFESVRIEEGGEPGLGNIVVESDVTESLVIAVERDCVYPLDADVMTQARDTADAADVEHFATCNSRDFFLFHDTGQREILEIPHYYLDFRDVDVDGPSANDRFSTILYAVQFLTTHGELPEQSARDRIVGPLRSFHDSIWPTFRDLARETYDSDPDFAERFDEWLRENEYASLEESIRFSLAAKQYAYLVASHLLFAEVVREQRSEPGETSSYPLEPLVEGASAADSPPRIGQQVEAIRAEIDFEPAFDDGPSLFAAYPHNSKTRSAVRALLGRIETESLSTVDEDLLGEPYEDLITEHDRTSLGQFYTHPDIAEAICTWALQPQEQRDGVPRVLDPASGSGTFPVKAYHRMQALAPSATHQEILDNITAIDVSRFPLHLTALNLASRTVQERTSRLHTINDSFFNVSPGDRRLSRGDDTEDETRRYDAVVANPPYIRQENLSPDRDHFRSHLRTYGAENSSRYASGRNELSTRSDAYVYFVSHALQFLRDGGRLGFIVPAKWLTTKYGESFQEFLYDQAKVHAIVGFSDRAFTPLVDTVVLFAERCTDETERRETVTDFIRVKERLSPAELPSIAGARRSVPDGKAFGIEMTDAYRVVSLSQNRLERQGGRKLGHYLYGPSPFISLVHSDKMRRLDTYADVAFGNKTGNNDFFLLDEQDVTQWGIDERFLQPAIRSIRALESYRVADTDQYLLDFCAYVDTVEARQDGLGSTSDLAEAVTNELRTDGYESTVSYLEYGEEAGVPDGRTVSQRTPWFNLGHLLVPDVLHPVFYNERVFTVDNAGGYAPTNAIQCVDITEYDDVLPAILHSTVYKVLLELWGRHEGGGALQLLTYEVSSVPVPSPELMSESQRERIVAAGEKLVRGVDGAQDELDRVLLEFLDPELDLSVEELQAAHSRLVAQRVDGAATENVLVEDTDGFDEFELTSSIPNYDPDGETDASVDDF